Proteins from a single region of Electrophorus electricus isolate fEleEle1 chromosome 5, fEleEle1.pri, whole genome shotgun sequence:
- the LOC118241462 gene encoding lipocalin-like, whose product MSAMLGFLTVLLWATVAYSDISPMTDFCLDGMKGKWYNIGVASNAKWFTTHKANMKMGTVQVESTADGDLHVTFTYLQKGSCWEKSHVAKKTDTSGCFFYHSKHSGSNNDMCVIDAKFDEFVIIHVTNTKGGHSSTYIKLCGRSPHLSNGVVEKFQKFALDNGIESENILTLPPNAECRD is encoded by the exons ATGTCAGCCATGCTGGGGTTCCTGACTGTGCTGCTCTGGGCTACTGTGGCGTATTCCGACATTAGTCCCATGACTGACTTCTGTTTGGATGGG ATGAAAGGAAAGTGGTACAATATTGGTGTTGCCTCAAATGCAAAATGGTTCACCACTCATAAAGCCAACATGAAGATGGGAACCGTCCAAGTAGAGTCTACAGCCGATGGAGATCTTCACGTGACCTTCACTTATTTGCA GAAAGGTTCCTGCTGGGAAAAGAGCCACGTTGCTAAGAAGACTGACActtctggatgttttttttatcacagcAAAC ACTCGGGAAGTAACAATGACATGTGTGTAATTGATGCCAAATTTGATGAGTTTGTCATCATACACGTGACCAATACCAAAGGGGGGCATTCTTCCACGTACATTAAGCTGTGTG GCCGCAGCCCACACCTCAGCAACGGTGTGGTGGAAAAGTTCCAGAAATTCGCCCTGGACAACGGCATCGAGTCCGAAAACATCCTCACCCTGCCCCCAAATG CTGAATGCAGAGATTAA
- the LOC113589053 gene encoding lipocalin-like, with protein MSAMLGFLTVLLWATVAYSDISPMTDFSLDGMKGKWYSIGVASNAKWFTTHKANMKMGTLQVEPTADGDLHVTFTYLHKGSCWEKSHVAKKTDTSGCFFYHSKHSGSNNDMCVIDAKFDEFVIIHVTNTEVGHSSTYIKLCGRSPHLSNGVVEKFQKFALDNGIESENILTLPPNAECGD; from the exons ATGTCAGCCATGCTGGGATTCCTGACTGTGCTGCTCTGGGCTACTGTGGCGTATTCCGACATTAGTCCCATGACTGACTTCAGTTTGGATGGG ATGAAAGGAAAGTGGTACAGTATTGGTGTTGCCTCAAATGCAAAATGGTTCACCACTCATAAAGCCAACATGAAGATGGGAACCCTCCAAGTAGAGCCTACAGCTGATGGAGATCTTCACGTGACCTTCACTTATCTGCA TAAAGGTTCCTGCTGGGAAAAGAGCCACGTTGCTAAGAAGACTGACActtctggatgttttttttatcacagcAAAC ACTCGGGAAGTAACAATGACATGTGTGTAATTGATGCAAAATTTGATGAGTTTGTCATCATACACGTGACCAATACCGAAGTGGGGCATTCTTCCACGTACATTAAGCTGTGTG GCCGCAGCCCACACCTCAGCAACGGTGTGGTGGAAAAGTTCCAGAAATTCGCCCTGGACAACGGCATCGAGTCCGAAAACATCCTCACCCTGCCCCCAAATG CTGAATGCGGAGATTAA